The DNA region TGCCCACGGTGCCCGGCGCGATCGGCGCGTTCCGCAGGGACGCGCTGATGGGCATCGGCGGCGTCAGCGACGACACCCTGGCCGAGGACACGGACCTGACGATGGCGCTGTGGCGCGCGGGCTGGCGGGTCGTCTACGAGGAGTCGGCGATCGCGTGGACCGAAGTGCCGGGCAGCCTGGGCCAGTTGTGGCGGCAGCGCTACCGCTGGTGCTACGGCACGCTCCAGTCGATGTGGAAGCACCGCCGTGCCGTGCTGGAGGTCGGCCCGGCCGGGCGCTTCGGCCGCAGGGGCCTGAGCTATCTGGCGCTGTTCCAGATCGCGCTGCCGCTGTTCGCGCCCGTGGTGGACGTCTTCTTCCTCTACGGCGTCTTCTTCCGCGACCCCGCGCAGGCGGTGGGCGTCTGGCTGGGCTTCATGGCCGTCCAGATGGTCACGGCCGCCTACGCGCTGAAACTGGACCACGAGCGGATGCGCGAACTGTGGGCGCTGCCCTTGCAGCTCTTCGTCTACCGCCAGCTTCTCTACCTGGTCATCATCCAGTCGGTGGTGACCGCCATGCTCGGCAACCGGCTCAAGTGGCAGCGCATGCGCCGCTCTGGCACGGCCGACGAGTACCTGCTCAGCGAACCGGTGCAGCGCAGGAGCCTGTTGCCGAAGTGAACCACCGAACCTGACCGAGTCGACGTGATCGAGGGAGAGTCGGACCATGAAGGACCCACTTGACCAGTGGGCCGAGGGCGAGACGCCAGGGGCGTCTCAGGGGGATTCTCCGGGCTACACCGCCGAGTTGGCCGGCGAGTGGAGGCAGTACGGGCCCCGGGGCTCCAGCGTCCACGGCTGGTCCGGTACGGGGCAGGGCTGGGCCGTCTCGGACCCTGTGAACGTGCGGGGCCCCTCGCGGCGCGGCGACGGGCAGCCCCTGCGGCCGTCCTGGGAGACCAAGGAGACGATCAGGGGCGAGGTGGCCCGCTCGACGACGGAGCCGCTGCCCGGCGGTCCCGCCGCTCCGGCCCGCGCTCCGATGCCCGCGCCGGGGCAGCGGCAGACACCGCAGCCAGGCGGCCCGGGAGAGTACGCGGGTCCCGGCGGCCCGGGTGGGCCGGGAGGCCCCCAGGGTCCCGGAGGCGGAGGACACGGCGGCGGTCCGGCCGGTCCCGGTGGCGGCCCCGGCGGCATTCCGCCGTCCAGGGAGAACAACTCCCGCTTCGGTCCCACTCCCCCGCGTGCGCCGCGCCGCCCCAAGCGCCGCAGGCCGCTGCGGCGTGCGGCCGTGGTGCTGCTCGCCACGATCCTCGTCGGTTCGGGCGGCACCTTTGCCTGGGCGGAGACGAAGCTCCAACGCGACGTGAATCTGGACAAGTTCAGCGGGCGTCCTGCCCCGGGGAAGGGCACCAACTACCTCATCGTCGGCTCCGACAGCCGCGAAGGACTCTCCGAGGCGGACAGGAAGCAGCTCCACACCGGTGTGTTCGGGGGCCGCCGTACGGACTCGATGATCCTGATGCACAAGGGCGCGCACGGCACCACCATGATGAGCCTCCCGCGCGACTCATGGGTGACCATCCCCGGCTACAAGCGC from Streptomyces marispadix includes:
- a CDS encoding LCP family protein translates to MKDPLDQWAEGETPGASQGDSPGYTAELAGEWRQYGPRGSSVHGWSGTGQGWAVSDPVNVRGPSRRGDGQPLRPSWETKETIRGEVARSTTEPLPGGPAAPARAPMPAPGQRQTPQPGGPGEYAGPGGPGGPGGPQGPGGGGHGGGPAGPGGGPGGIPPSRENNSRFGPTPPRAPRRPKRRRPLRRAAVVLLATILVGSGGTFAWAETKLQRDVNLDKFSGRPAPGKGTNYLIVGSDSREGLSEADRKQLHTGVFGGRRTDSMILMHKGAHGTTMMSLPRDSWVTIPGYKRPSTGKQSKAAGNKLNAAFSLGGPELLIATIEHNTGLRIDHYAEIGFAGFVNIVDAVGGVPMCLKKDIKDEDSGADLRKGCQNLNGAQALGFVRQRHQEAQGDLGRTQNQQKFLSALAKKATSPGTMLDPSQLYPALSAGLDTLVVDHDMSMSALATMFRSVQGVSKGGGKQVNVPTAGGISTPKGSALRWNKTQSKKLFSQLKHDRPVTVGGSK